GGTCGATGCCACCGCGCTCGATGAGGTCTTCGACCAGCTGGTCCGCGATGCCCACACCGGCGGTGCCTGCACCGTAGACCAGGATGCGTGTGTCCTTGAAGTCGGTTTTCGCGATGTTGCGGGCGGCGATGAGTGCAGCCAGCATCGTCACGCCGGTACCTTGGATGTCATCGTTCAGTGTCAGTACATTGTTGCGATAACGTTCGAGGATTGGTGCCGCGGTGGAACGTCCGAAGTCCTCCCAGTGGATGAGGGCGTTGGGGTAGAGATCGAGGCTTGCATGCACGAAATCGTCGATGAAATCGTCGTAACGTTGTCCACGTACGCGGCTGAAGCGGTTACCCATGTAATTCGGGTTGTCGAGCAGCTCCTTGCGGTCGGTGCCGACGTCGATCATCACTGGCAATACGCGTGAGGGGTCGATGCCAGCTGCGGCCGTGTAGACGGCGAGTTTGCCGGTAAGGATTTCCGCCCCGTTGGAACCCCAGTCGCCGATACCAAGGATACCTTCGCCGTCAGTGGCCACGACAAGGTCGATTTCGCGCTCGCCGGCATATTGTTTGAGCGCAGCCTTGATGCGGTCGGGGTGGTCGATGGAGATGTAGGCCACATCGCTGCCGGTGTAGAACTCGGTGTAACGCTGAATGGACTGGGCCACGGTCGGTGCGTAGACGATGGGCATGTATTCGGTCAGGTGACGACCCATGCTCACATAGAAGAGGTTACGGTTCCTGCGGCATACGCTCATCAGATAGATCCGCTTTTCCAGATTGGTCGTCTTTGACTGGAAACGTTCATAGACCACGGCCTCCTGGTGATCGAGGTCCTGGACGGCCGCGGGAAGCAGACCATCGATGCCTAGTTCCTTGCGTTCGTCGTAGGAGTAGGCCAGATCACGGTTGACAAAGGAATCGTGTAACGCGTTCATCGTTGTCATCATCGCTCGCATTCTCTTAAAGGCCTCGGCGTCTTTACCGAAGCATGTGCTTACGTGTTCACGCTATACAAGAGGATGGCGGCTCCGCAAATAAATATTTCCAATATTGAATACACGACGGTTGATCTGTATAAAACGTCGGAATTTCAAGGATTGAAGCATATTAGAAAATGTTATTTGTGGACAACATTGCCTATCGGATAGCCTAGAAAAACGATCTGCTGAGTGGCAAAGAAGCCCATTTATCAGGCACCGTCCACTAGTTTAAGGAGAAGCTATGGCAGCAAATTCCCCGGCTCCGTCATCCGGAGCCATCGCCATTAACAAGACCAAGATCATCAAGGCCGCCGTCTGCGTGGTTGTCGGACTTGCGATTTTCGTCATACCGCCTCCCCAAGGGGTGCACCCAGGCGGCATGCATATGCTGGGCGTGTTCGTCGGTACGATTCTCGGCCTGATTCTCCAGCCTTTGCCGACCTCCGCTGTCGCCATCATCGGCCTGACCGTGGCCATGCTCACCGGGGCGATGGATCCCTCGAAAGAGGCGTTCTCGGGCCTTGGCAGCGCCTCGATCTGGCTGATCGTCGCGGCGTTCTTCATTGCACAGGGCTTCGTCTCGACCGGTCTGGGGCGTCGCATCGCTCTGGTCTTCATCTCATGGCTTGGCAAATCCTCCCTCGGCATCTCCTATGGTCTTGCGGCAGCTGATTTGGTGCTGGCGCCTGCCACACCTTCGAATACTGCACGTCTGGGCGGTATCCTGTTCCCGATCATCCAATCGGTCAGCGAGGTTCAGGGATCGACCACCGAGTCCGAGGAATCCCGCAAGAAGCTGGGTGGGTTCCTTTCCGCTACGGCCAACAATGTCAACGCTATTACCTCGGCGATGTTCGCCACTTCCATGGCCGCCGGACCCGTGGTGATCCAGCTTGCCGCGCAGATGCACCATCCGATTGGCTGGGGAACGTGGGCGATCGCCTGCATTATTCCCGGTCTGCTCTGCCTGATCCTCATTCCGGCCCTGATCTACAAGATATTCCCGCCGACCATCAAGCATGTGCCTACGGCCAAGACGGATGCCAAAGCGGAACTCAAAGCGATGGGTTCGCTGAGCCCCAAGGAATGGGTCATGGCGCTTTCCTTCGTGCTGATGCTCATCCTCTGGGCCACCGGTTCGATGACCGGCATCTCGGCCACCACGGTCGCCTTCCTTGGCGTCACCATCCTGCTGTGCACGGGAATCATCACTTGGAAATCCATGGCCAACGACAAGTCCGCTTGGTCCACGCTGATCTTCTTCGGCGTGCTGGTCGGCATGGCCAAGCCGTTGAGCACCCTTGGCGTCACCGATTGGCTCGGCGGCCTGATCGCACACATGGTAGGTGGCATGCCTTGGTATGCAGTCCTCTTCATTCTTGGCATCTGCTACGTGCTGGTCCACTATCTGTTCGCCTCCGAACTGGCCCAGGTGGTCGCGCTGTACACGCTCTTCGTCACCGTCACCATCGCGGCAGGCGCTCCTGCTCCCGTTGCCGTGCTCACCTTTGGTGCCCTTTCCGGTCTGATCGGAGCCATGACGCATTATGCGTCCGGACCCTCCGCCCTGATTTACGGCGCTGATTATCTCAAGACCTCCGAATTCCTTCGTGTGGGCATCATCTGCGCCATGGTCACCACCGTCATCTTCCTGACCGTCGGCGTCGGCTGGTGGAAGGTCATCGGTCTTTGGTGATGTGTTATTCGCCGTATCGGTAGTTTCTTACTATAAAAATCCCGTTCCGCCATTGAATGTTGGAACGGGATTTTGTTATCGGAGACATTGCTTTAAGCCATTATCGACGATGTGAGGTGTCATGTCAGACTGGCTGATATGATATTGAGTGTTGTTTCGGCAGGTTTGAATATCTGTCGCGCTTTGGCGAGGGGAAGCGATTCCCGTTATCGACTGGGCTGAATATGTTGGGTCTCTTTGAGGCTGTGATTTCGGCGCGTCGGTGCACCGAAACAACGCAGTACATAATAATAGGTAAATCTCAAGGAGATTAGATTATGGCAAACACCATTACCATCGAAGGCGAAGTCCGCAATGAGTTCGGCAAGGGCGTGGCCCGTCGTATGCGCGTGGCTAAGCAGATTCCGGCCACCATCTACGCCGGCGGCAACGACCCTGTTTTCGTGAAGCTCCCCATGCGTGAGACCACCTTGGCTCTGCGCCGTACGAACGCGCTGTTCACCATCAAGTATGGCAAGGATTCCAAGATGGCCGTCGTCAAGGACGTCCAGCGCAACCCCGTCAAGCGCATTGTCGAGCACATCGACTTCTACGAGGTCAAAGCCGGCGAGAAGATCGAGGTCGACGTCCCGGTCTTCGCCGTGGGTACTCCGAAGGGTGCTGCTGTCGCGTTCGTCGACATCCAGCAGCTCCGTGTGCGCGCCAGCGTCGACCAACTGCCCGAGCGTATCGACGTCAACGTCGATGGGCTGCAGGACGGCGAGAAAGTCTTCGCCAAGGATCTCAACCTGCCCGAAGGCGTCGAGTTCGTCAACATCAGTTCTGAAGAGTCCGTCGTCACGGTTGAGGTTCCTGAGGATGCCACCGCCACCACCGCAGTTTCTGCTGAGGATGCTGCCGCTGGCGAAAGCACTGAAGGCGCCGCAGCCGAAGGTGACGCTGCTGCTCCTGCTGCTGATGCCGCAGCTGCTGACGCTGACAAGAAGTGATTAGCCGATATCGTTAGCGATATCTGAGATTTTGGATCATTTTTTGGCCCGTAAATCTCTTCATGTTGACCCGTGCAGTCCGTTTATATGGGCTGCATGGGTCATTTTGTCTTCTGGTTTTTCATGGGTGAACATTTTCAATCGTTTGGGCAGATTTTTCAGAATGTGAACTATTCCACCATGCCCGTGCGGTTCTGTGCAAAGGTAGCAGCATAACCAAAGCGCCACAAGCGTACGGCAAACTACCATTCCGGCCGCAAGGCGGCTGAAGCAAAGAAGAAGTGCAAATGACTGAGCAAACCCATCATGATCCGCAAGCGTTGTCGCAATTGACCGAGCCTTTCAAGGTTCTTGACAACCCACATCCCGCAACCGACGCCGAGCGCGCGAAGCTGATTGACAAGCCGGCGTTCGGCCAGCTTTTCAGCGACAACATGGTCCACATGGTATGGCACAAGTCCAGCGGCTGGGGCGATCGCCGGGTCGAGCCGTATGGCCCGCTTGCCATGGATCCGGGTGCCTCGGTTCTGCATTATGCGCAGGAATGCTTCGAAGGTCTCAAGGCCTATCGCCACGCCGACGGCAGCACCTGGCTGTTCCGTCCGGATGCCAACGCCGAGCGCTTCGCCAATTCTGCCAAGCGCCTGTATTTGCCCGAACTTTCCAAGGACGATTTCCTGGGCTCGGTCGCCGCGTTGGTCAAGCGTGACGTCGAATGGGTGCCGACCCGTCGCGAGTATACGCTCTACATGCGCCCGTATATGTTCGCCTCCGAGGCGTTCCTCGGCGTGCGCGCCCCGCAGACCGTCGACTACTGCGTCATCGCCTCGCCTTCCGGCCCGTACTTCCCGGGCGGCGTCAAGCCGGTGAGCATCTGGGTGGAAGACAAGTGGTTCCGTACCGGCCCCGGCGGCACCGGCTTTGCCAAGTGCGGCGGCAATTATGCGGCGTCCCTACTGGGCGAGTACCGCGGTGCCGACCACGGCTGCGAGCAGGTCTGCTTCGTCGACGCGGCCACCAAGACCTATCTTGAGGAGCTCGGCGGCATGAACATGTTCACCGTTCATAAGGACGGCCATTTGGAGACCCCGTCGCTCACCGGCAACATCCTGCCCGGCGTCACCCGCCGTTCGCTCATCCAGCTGGCGCAGGACCACGGCCGCGATGTCGTGGAGACCATGATTAAGCTTGACGACCTGCTGGAGGACATTAAGTCCGGCGAGGTCACCGAGGTCTTTGCCTGCGGCACCGCCGCGATCATCACCCCGATCGGCCGCTTCAAGTCCGAGACGTTCGACGTCGAAGTGGGTGGCGGCAAGTCCGGCGACCTCACGCTGCAGCTGCGCGACGAACTGCTCGGTATCCAGATGGGCGAGATCGAAGATCCGCATGACTGGATGTGGAGGGTCTGCTGAGCGATTTAAAGGTTTAGGCTTTAAAGTCCAAGCTTTAGAGCCGATTTGGAACTTTTAAGTTTCGTATTGC
The window above is part of the Bifidobacterium sp. ESL0732 genome. Proteins encoded here:
- a CDS encoding NAD-dependent malic enzyme; translated protein: MRAMMTTMNALHDSFVNRDLAYSYDERKELGIDGLLPAAVQDLDHQEAVVYERFQSKTTNLEKRIYLMSVCRRNRNLFYVSMGRHLTEYMPIVYAPTVAQSIQRYTEFYTGSDVAYISIDHPDRIKAALKQYAGEREIDLVVATDGEGILGIGDWGSNGAEILTGKLAVYTAAAGIDPSRVLPVMIDVGTDRKELLDNPNYMGNRFSRVRGQRYDDFIDDFVHASLDLYPNALIHWEDFGRSTAAPILERYRNNVLTLNDDIQGTGVTMLAALIAARNIAKTDFKDTRILVYGAGTAGVGIADQLVEDLIERGGIDPEDAKRQVALVDRFGLIEEGQDDLTEGQKKYARKPGEFAGLSDPTDLAAIVEAFKPTVLIGTSTNTGAFTEDVVRTMSKYCERPLICPISNPTELMEAKAVDVINWSDGRAFVTTGTPSDPVEYDGVMHYVGQGNNALMYPGICFGAIVGKASHISQGMLLAAAYAISDMIDVDKPGVAVLPPVSSLTEISRRVAYAVASEAIKEGLNREPVGDVNAALDAATWHPGY
- a CDS encoding DASS family sodium-coupled anion symporter; translation: MAANSPAPSSGAIAINKTKIIKAAVCVVVGLAIFVIPPPQGVHPGGMHMLGVFVGTILGLILQPLPTSAVAIIGLTVAMLTGAMDPSKEAFSGLGSASIWLIVAAFFIAQGFVSTGLGRRIALVFISWLGKSSLGISYGLAAADLVLAPATPSNTARLGGILFPIIQSVSEVQGSTTESEESRKKLGGFLSATANNVNAITSAMFATSMAAGPVVIQLAAQMHHPIGWGTWAIACIIPGLLCLILIPALIYKIFPPTIKHVPTAKTDAKAELKAMGSLSPKEWVMALSFVLMLILWATGSMTGISATTVAFLGVTILLCTGIITWKSMANDKSAWSTLIFFGVLVGMAKPLSTLGVTDWLGGLIAHMVGGMPWYAVLFILGICYVLVHYLFASELAQVVALYTLFVTVTIAAGAPAPVAVLTFGALSGLIGAMTHYASGPSALIYGADYLKTSEFLRVGIICAMVTTVIFLTVGVGWWKVIGLW
- a CDS encoding 50S ribosomal protein L25/general stress protein Ctc yields the protein MANTITIEGEVRNEFGKGVARRMRVAKQIPATIYAGGNDPVFVKLPMRETTLALRRTNALFTIKYGKDSKMAVVKDVQRNPVKRIVEHIDFYEVKAGEKIEVDVPVFAVGTPKGAAVAFVDIQQLRVRASVDQLPERIDVNVDGLQDGEKVFAKDLNLPEGVEFVNISSEESVVTVEVPEDATATTAVSAEDAAAGESTEGAAAEGDAAAPAADAAAADADKK
- a CDS encoding branched-chain amino acid aminotransferase, whose amino-acid sequence is MTEQTHHDPQALSQLTEPFKVLDNPHPATDAERAKLIDKPAFGQLFSDNMVHMVWHKSSGWGDRRVEPYGPLAMDPGASVLHYAQECFEGLKAYRHADGSTWLFRPDANAERFANSAKRLYLPELSKDDFLGSVAALVKRDVEWVPTRREYTLYMRPYMFASEAFLGVRAPQTVDYCVIASPSGPYFPGGVKPVSIWVEDKWFRTGPGGTGFAKCGGNYAASLLGEYRGADHGCEQVCFVDAATKTYLEELGGMNMFTVHKDGHLETPSLTGNILPGVTRRSLIQLAQDHGRDVVETMIKLDDLLEDIKSGEVTEVFACGTAAIITPIGRFKSETFDVEVGGGKSGDLTLQLRDELLGIQMGEIEDPHDWMWRVC